A single genomic interval of Spirochaetota bacterium harbors:
- a CDS encoding DUF2442 domain-containing protein, with the protein MSYIAAKQSTELESAALRARSEGRTVLAELADGRIIGFPADRFAILKTAGEDQLREVPLRPNGYALRWESLEEDITVPGIIAGHFEPP; encoded by the coding sequence ATAAGTTACATAGCGGCAAAACAATCAACCGAACTCGAATCCGCCGCTCTCAGGGCCCGGTCGGAGGGGAGGACCGTTTTAGCGGAGCTTGCCGATGGAAGGATAATCGGTTTCCCGGCGGATCGTTTTGCCATTTTGAAAACCGCCGGCGAAGACCAACTCAGGGAAGTCCCCCTGCGCCCGAATGGATACGCGCTGCGCTGGGAATCGCTTGAAGAAGACATCACGGTGCCGGGCATAATCGCCGGTCATTTCGAGCCGCCCTGA